The genomic interval GTCAGTCACGTAATACCTAAAAACTAATCACATAATTCtcaaaaatcatcaaaactactgaatttcatttaacaatatcaacaacttcaaacgaTATACCATATTCtatttaacaacataattaactaatatgaatgctcaaaatgtttaaaagtttttattcatatatcaaaaatactctaaaatgcttaaaaatgctCAAACCGCTCACAGATTTTTTTCGTgtatcaaaaattactccaaaatgctcaaaatgcttaaatttttttctttctagtaAGAAATACTCTAGAGATGAATAGTCTGGTgagaaaaacttaaaaaatatgagTCAGTTTGAAACTTAAACTTAAACATATTTGACCCGTTAATAAATTTCGAATTGAGACCCGAAACTAAATAAATAGGtcaatttcattaaagataattttatctaaattttaaatctctttactaaaaacagttaaaattatgaagAGATCTATTGTCAAAAACATGTTATACATAAAacccatttaaaaaaaaaaacttattaaaaactGTAACAAGCAGGAAGTGATAAGCTGGTTGGTTGTCTCaattagtaatatttttttaatgcgTACAAATTCCTAGTCATTTTTATAAGCTGGTGAGATATGCTTGGAGTTGGAGCCgaccctttttctttctctgttGTTTGTATAAGAATTAATACTCCTAGACGACTCCCTGATTACGTGCTTTAACATCAATGTTAACAGGGTACACTCAAGCTCAAACATCGCACGTCTCCTGTTGGTCAAAGCTTTAGACTGTAAGAACAAATCAATATTTCCATAGCTGTAAGACCTTGTTTCCTGCTTCATCTAAGCCTCTGAGGGTTCTTCTGGAACATAATGCAGACACAGCGGAAACATCTAATAAGATAGATAAAAACATATGTTTATAAGCTGTTCTCCTTAATAACTGGTCAATTTCTCTTCGGCAAGGTCCAACAAGCTGGTCATGTATAAATTCCAAGTACTCAACGTATAGCCCAGAACAATGCCATCAGGATAGGCTCTTCTATACTAACTATATGAAGATCAGAAAATGGAGATTATATTATGAACTTGAAACCAAGCTCACGATTACATGATCTTTGTTTACAATTCTTGGTCTTCAGCCGAATCTGCTAAAGGTCTAAAATGCAAATTCAGCTCCAGATCCAAGTGAAAACTAGTAACCCAAGTCGCCCCTTGCAATGAAGCCCTCATGCAAAAGAACATTTCAGCCACCAGCAACAAGATGGCAGTCCAGATGCTATCTTCCTTCGATTGATCAATCCAAGTAATTATTTCAACTCTTCATACTCACTAGAATATGGAATACTTGAGCCAAGTACATACAATTCATAATAACTACTAGAGCTCAAGCAGCTGATGGAACAAAAGGCCATGGCTTTGATCTCTACACGGTCAATTCCTCCAGGGCTTAAAGCGCATACATCCTTTTATATTCACTATTCAGGATCTCAGGATCTGAAGCCATAGACATGGAGAAAGAACGGGAACGACTCTCAGCCTTCCTTATACTCCTCAACTTTGACTCCTCCATTCTatgtaaaatgacaaaataacACATCGAGCCAATTGTAGTAAGCATGATTGAGCTGCCAATTACAGTCGCACACACAGCAAGCCATCTAGACTGTTTCCCCACCACCACATATGTCAGAGAAATAAATGCAACTGAAATGAAAAGGCACGCCAGCCACATGAGCTTGTTAATTACAAACACAAGTTGCTTCTTTGCCTTCTGTTCAATGACAACCACCGATGTCTGGACAACGACAACAGCCAAGGAGATGAACAATGCGAGGCTGTCAAAGACAAAGAAGACAATAAATGGTGTCTTGTTAGCTATATGAGCTTGTCCAAGTGAAACCCCCTCTTTCATATCCTCAACATACTGTCCGGGAACAGTAAAGATGGCAGCGAAAGCAACAGTCGCAATGAGAACAGCAACGACAGTTGCGGAGTTTATAGCATTGTTTAGGCCGCTAATGTGGAGTTTCTTTAGTCTCTTTGCAATCTTTTGCACCCTGAAACCAGTCTGACGAGTTTGTTGGAGCTGGGACTGGACATCATGTTTTATGTCACTGACAGTTTGCTTTAGTTGTTTTGCTGCATTTGGGGGCTTTCCATGGTCCTTAGAATTGGTTGCTCCTGCTTCCTTTAAGATCGAGACAAGTTCAGGGGTTCCCATTTTTTCTGCAAGGTCAAGTGGGCTTTCCCCTGCCTTGTTTGTCGCGTTGATGTTTATACGCTCAACTGATAACAAACAACGTACAATCTGCACAGCAAGTGAATACAAACTTTATAACCAATTGGTGGAAGATCATGTTTCGGAATACACTACTTACATAATACAACTGAAAAATTCCATAATCAGTCAGAGAAGGTTTTCCAAGTGaggactcaaaataaaaaaaccaaacaagATATCTATCTTCATGCACTGAATTCtgaattacatttttttttttgcacaaGTTTAGCCAACAACCTAGAGATACTACGTTTTATTGTAAATGGGGCTGAAGAACCTAGCACTTACTTTCATTTAACCGTAGCAGTTATTAAtagataattttgaaaattatctACAATAAAAGATAATGAATAAGAAAGCACCTCAGTATGGCCCTTCTTTATTGCGATATGCAATGCAGTATTTCCTCTATTATCTTCCAAACCCAAAACTGAGGGATCAGGTTTCAACAATTCCAGCACTAtctcctcattttgacctttcACAGCCATATGTAGTGCAGTTTGGCCCTTTCTGTCTACCCTAAAACCAGTACTAGGATCCTTGCTAAGCAAGGATTTCACTACTTCCAAGTGCCCATTCCTTGCTGCTGAATGGAGGACAGTTTTACCATTGTTCCTTGCTATCTTAGCAAGGTCTGAGTCAGTTTCTAGAAGAAGATTGACTACATCAATGTGCCCTTTTGCAGCGGCTGTGTGTAGGGCAGTTGTACAAGATAAATCTGTAGTCATGGCCGAGTTCGGGAAGGTACCCAAAAGTTCCTCTAGCACTTCTGCAAGAATGTTTTGGTCAAAACAATTTCAGAAActgataaacaaaaaaaaaggattgtTTGGGCAAAGTGGGCGTGAGAAttataagaacaaaaaaagggaACGTCATTATAAAATGCTGCATGTAGGAGCCAACTGATCAGCAAGAAAGAGTTTAAGTCTTTTATCAAATGTAAAATGGAATAAGTAAATTTCAGGTATCCTACTATCACAAGCAAATTaccagaaaagaaaattaagaatggAAATGGACTCACAAAGGAAGAACCAAGCCCCTGGATGGGCTACAATCTGTGTTTAGCAAGCTATAGCATCATAGAAATCACGTACATGTCTAAGGTTAGTATCTCAATAAATTTCACAAAGATAAGGACAGTGCACAAGAGATTACAGAAGTTGTTTGCAAATATACAAACTTAGAAATTCTATCACACCTACTGATGGCCCCATTCTTAAAATGTTACTTCTAAAGGAATGAGGAATATGAAACACAAAATGTAGATCAGTGAACTCGTACCAACATGACCCTGCTTGGCTGCGACATGGAATGGATCATAGCCGTTCCGGGCAGTGATGGATGCAGTCTCAAGATCCATATGTTTCAACATCTCTGCAACAATAACAGCTTGACCATTCTCTGCTGCAACATAAAGGGGAGTTTCCCCTTCTAGGTTTTGTTTGGCCAAAAATTCCTTGGCATTAGGACCATCAGAGTTCTGAAGAATCTCCCTAACTCTAGATAAATTCCCTGTTCTTGCTGCCAAATGAAGAGGCGAATCACCCCTTTTTCCTGGAGACTCCCTATTCTTCCTGCGTTCACCTGCGCCAATGAAGCTCAGCTGCCTCTCCATTACCACACGAAAGCTCTTCTGCTTCTCCATAACGCCCCGAAAACTCTTCTGTTTTACCATCAATCCATGACCACTGGGCTGTCTGTCATTTGTAACACCACGAAAACTTAATTGCTTTTCCACCACTCCTCGAGCGGTAGACTGTTTAAAACTTTGCTGCTTCTCCATGCATCCTTGAGAAGATGACTGTTTTTCTGTCGTTACAGCATGAAAACTCTGCTGTTTTTCCATGATCGAATGCAGTATCTCACGGAGTTATCAACAACTCTCCTTTATGTTGTTTGAAAACCTTGGCTTATTTCAGAACCACAAATTATGGACTTTTCTCCATGATCAGAAGCGAATCTGAAGCTCTTGTTTTGGGTCCTAGTTCTGGGAACTCCTATCCCACACAAGTATCTCTATATCCCCATGATTGACAAACTGATTGCCCAAAATTTCCCTATATAAAATCACTTTCCTTTCCTATAACTAGAAGAAACCCAGTTTCCCAGGCTTTTGAAAGACGGATACAACCTTCAGCAGTAATATCCAAAACAGAAAAATATTCCTCGTGGTAAAAAGTTGAATTCTTTAAACGAAAAGCTTATTCTAAGCCAAACCAAAAATAACCCAGAAGCAGTGCACTAGTGATGATCTATTAAAAACGGACCCTTTACACGGTTTCATACAAAGACAAGACATGATGGTGAGTGATGCTCAATACCTTTGATTTGAAGCTCAAAACATGGAGATTGATGCAATAAATGAAATCCCAAAGTTGAGAAATCCTCTCTGAAAATTGATTTCTCAAAGAAAATCAGCAGATCGAACTTTGTATTTTATTCTATCAGAGCCACCAGAGAGGTAGGAGTGAGAGGTGTGccattagaaaaagaaataacagCTACCAGTAACCAACCACGCTTTTCCATTTAAATACCACCAACTTTTCTAGTGCAAGCACATATATTGCTTTTTTTACCAGTTAAAGTTTTAACGCTTCTGTTTTTCTCACTATGTTTTCCTCTGTTTTCAACTTGAAGATATTACTAGAGTTGTACTAGTGGTATTTGTCCCCTGCCAGCTGCTTGCGATGAACTCAGAATAAATAAGGTGCTTATCTCAACTTACCAAAAGTTGACAACGCTGTCTTTGAATTTCATTTACTAATCTGCTTTCTATATTCACCACGAAGATTTTGACCTGTACCTTCCATTTAATTCAAAGGAAAATACAAATATACTTAATACTGTTGAATTACTAATGATCAGATTAAATTTACTCATTCACCTGCAGACAAGGATCCTGGTAATAATCTTAACAAAACGAAAGCGGTAAGGGCTTTGGTTTGGTTCCTATTCCCGTTGCCTTGCAATTGGATATAGCCGCCAATGTTGTCTGGTCTTGTAGAGGACACTAATTAGGAGTACACAACAAAATGACAGGTGGGGTGGGGAAATAATGGCGATGGGGCTGCGATGCAATTGGCGCCCCCACAATGTGCAGAAATAGAATAAGCTTTTTGGGGAAAAGGGCATTAAGCTAAGCGCCTGCCTACCACCATCACAAAACAAACAATACCATACAAAACAAGCCATCAATCATGGAGTCACACCGACCGTCCTACTGACTGTTACAGGTTACATACTAAAGTATTGCTTTCCTTGCCAGAATCACCCCACCACAATGCCCTTTTTCATTGCTTTAATGCTTTGAGTCACTAATGGTGGCGTTTGGTACGGAAAATAACTAtgctattttccttttattctcATGCAAATCTTATTCTCTTATTTGGTTGTCAAATAAAATGAGGAATAGAAATTCCTCAAGTATAGTAATTCTGTCAACTTGAATTTAACTTTGAAATGGGTAATACCTATGCCTTCTttggttttatatatttcGTGACTCATGAAATAAGTTTGAAatgtttaataattaaaatactctcaatagatttataaaatcacaactTTGTCTCatataaaaagttttaattttttttctctctttctcctctctcaACCCATCTTCCCTTGTCTACcccttctctctctcaacTGTTCTCTCACCCTGTCCGTCTTCCCCTCTTCTCACCCGTCTTCCCCTCTCTCTCAGCTGCTCTCTCACCCGTCCATCAGATCTGGCAATGGGAAGATTCAAAAGAAGATCCAGCTAGATTTGGCCTTTGAGGCCAGATTTGGCAGTAGGAAGCACTAGGTCTGGTGCTTCCCAACCAGATCCCATGATTGGATCTAGCACTCCACGACCAGATCCAATCACAGGGAAGAGCTGATTTGGCACCGTAGTGGCCAGATCTGACCATATGGTATGCCAGATTGACGTTTTAATACACTGGTCGCCTTTTCGACGATCAGCatatgaagaagaaaaaaaaattatttataaaatttaaaatattaatattttatatataatttaaatattattagtattaatatgattaaaatattataatattaatattttaaattattaatgttttatttattaaattattaatatattaaatttttaatgagtataaataaaaaataaaaatttattaatattttaatcataacaatattaaattataaaataaaatattaataattaaattatactaaattattgatatttaaattattaattattaatattttaattaattataaattattaatatttaaaaaataaaataaaaataaaaaattatatatataataaagggtatttttatttttttattttctattcttttcttatttcaaagttattgttaccaaccaaactctgtaataagtcataataattattcttgcttgattccATTCATCATGACAAACTACGTATTacttattctattctattttcaTCTCATTCTATTtctacataataattattttattctatttttatcTATTCTGCGAACTAGACTTGCCGGAATGGTTATAAAATTTATCACAAATGTGTGAATTTCATACCtttttttattggtttatCCATCTTCTTTctcctgttttttttttctttcttttctttttataactGTTGTTACAGGAGTTTGTG from Theobroma cacao cultivar B97-61/B2 chromosome 5, Criollo_cocoa_genome_V2, whole genome shotgun sequence carries:
- the LOC18597407 gene encoding ankyrin repeat-containing protein At5g02620, with protein sequence MEKQQSFHAVTTEKQSSSQGCMEKQQSFKQSTARGVVEKQLSFRGVTNDRQPSGHGLMVKQKSFRGVMEKQKSFRVVMERQLSFIGAGERRKNRESPGKRGDSPLHLAARTGNLSRVREILQNSDGPNAKEFLAKQNLEGETPLYVAAENGQAVIVAEMLKHMDLETASITARNGYDPFHVAAKQGHVEVLEELLGTFPNSAMTTDLSCTTALHTAAAKGHIDVVNLLLETDSDLAKIARNNGKTVLHSAARNGHLEVVKSLLSKDPSTGFRVDRKGQTALHMAVKGQNEEIVLELLKPDPSVLGLEDNRGNTALHIAIKKGHTEIVRCLLSVERININATNKAGESPLDLAEKMGTPELVSILKEAGATNSKDHGKPPNAAKQLKQTVSDIKHDVQSQLQQTRQTGFRVQKIAKRLKKLHISGLNNAINSATVVAVLIATVAFAAIFTVPGQYVEDMKEGVSLGQAHIANKTPFIVFFVFDSLALFISLAVVVVQTSVVVIEQKAKKQLVFVINKLMWLACLFISVAFISLTYVVVGKQSRWLAVCATVIGSSIMLTTIGSMCYFVILHRMEESKLRSIRKAESRSRSFSMSMASDPEILNSEYKRMYAL